Proteins encoded within one genomic window of Streptomyces sp. NBC_01314:
- a CDS encoding phage baseplate assembly protein V — MAAPSNRYLGKFRGRVVSNDDPLRIGRITVDVPDVLGDEPSTWALPCLPFTGPQSGQFVVPSPGAGVWVEFEQGDPSFPVWTGCWYGAAEELPPDARRELQANSPNKPVVVQTPQAHKLVMNDTPGAEQGILLQAQGGAYIRITREAVVIATGAGAEVVLRGREVTINEGQLTVLSKR; from the coding sequence ATGGCGGCACCCAGCAATCGCTACCTCGGCAAGTTCCGCGGCCGGGTCGTCAGCAACGACGACCCGCTGCGCATCGGCCGTATCACCGTCGATGTCCCGGACGTCCTCGGCGACGAGCCGTCGACGTGGGCGCTGCCCTGCCTGCCGTTCACCGGGCCGCAGTCGGGGCAGTTCGTGGTGCCGTCACCGGGGGCCGGCGTGTGGGTGGAGTTCGAGCAGGGGGATCCCAGCTTTCCGGTGTGGACCGGGTGCTGGTACGGCGCCGCCGAGGAGCTTCCGCCCGACGCGCGCCGCGAACTCCAGGCCAACTCGCCCAACAAGCCCGTCGTCGTGCAGACGCCGCAGGCGCACAAGCTCGTCATGAACGACACGCCCGGCGCCGAGCAGGGGATTCTGCTCCAAGCCCAGGGCGGCGCGTACATCCGTATCACCAGAGAAGCGGTGGTCATCGCGACCGGCGCGGGCGCCGAGGTCGTCCTGCGCGGACGTGAAGTGACCATCAACGAGGGCCAGTTGACTGTGCTCTCGAAGCGATAG
- a CDS encoding GPW/gp25 family protein codes for MSRHTSTRPRSDVAFPFRADRRGRTAHATHGEHVHDLIEQLLFTSPGERVMRPDFGCGLLDLVFAPAGPELISTLELSVHASLQRWLGDLIDVEALDVVSEDNVVRVYLSYAVRATGTRRDDVFEGRATA; via the coding sequence ATGAGCCGCCACACCAGCACCCGCCCGCGTTCCGACGTCGCGTTCCCGTTCCGCGCCGACCGACGGGGACGTACTGCGCACGCCACCCACGGCGAGCACGTCCACGACCTCATCGAGCAGCTCCTCTTCACCAGCCCCGGCGAGCGCGTGATGCGCCCCGACTTCGGCTGCGGACTCCTCGACCTGGTCTTCGCCCCGGCCGGCCCCGAGCTGATCAGCACCCTGGAACTCTCCGTGCATGCCTCGCTCCAGCGCTGGCTCGGCGACCTCATCGACGTGGAGGCCCTCGACGTGGTCAGTGAGGACAACGTCGTCCGCGTGTACCTGTCGTACGCCGTCCGTGCCACCGGCACCCGCCGTGACGACGTGTTCGAAGGGAGGGCCACGGCATGA
- a CDS encoding putative baseplate assembly protein: MTSTTTPRRAKVRAAQLNGVDAVEVSDDGLLLTVTFLGKAPHGICPENVRIDGGRRITGITAVDVSVEREEDPELDDRLYVTLDQAGDTSRYRFSLVETDPYGRPGTEPYRGFDQRYHSAGFAFRPDCPTTFDCKDDEREPEGFPAAPVIDYTARDYDTIRKLLLDRLALTTPDWVERNPADLGMTLVELLAYTGDRISYQQDAVATEAYLDTARRRISVRRHVRLIDYAMHDGCTARVYVTVQTAGDQTFTPGTFRFASVDVRTLDPHDRPEPGTVVDENDLADLDERGSVEVFEPVVSADPLELRVAHNAIRLWTWGGDVRTLPKAATSATLRDQWVDPETCRDRRLDLKPGDVLVLEEVRGPRTGTPGDADPSHRQAVRLTSVTPAVDRIEDQPVLEIAWATEDALRFPLCLTTRGGRDCLPVEDVTIARGNVVLVDHGRTLGGLPETLTAPPVPAEVAPCAPPDFGCHDRDEGNAPARLINSLTDKTESGKALTPDDVRELFQVAGQEATTRAGLGLESAGQRHERVVPGTAYAQASALRTLLAQSVYPGIRPRFRPVLGRTPVVQAVPFPDPGTVAAGQAERIAAIPGRVRQRLVELWRSARDRDGLGEAEIAELAVIYGLKLLERIELRRHPVRALRELLHRSDQLLDAKLRRVEVLTARARAGTVLDGHIAWEIAHSWGPAHMAGLHPDEPVLRGSATDALGQDPRRALPAVRLHEGDDVTWEPRRDLLDSAARDRHFVGELDDDGRLTLRFGDGRHGAEPTPGSRLTASYRLGGGTAGNVGAEAINHLVVQGDCEAPVATVRNPLPATGGSEPEPVEQVRQLAPLDLRRTRLRAVTAEDYAALASALPGVQRAAATIRWTGSVQEAHLAIDAYGTGAPSDELLASVAQSLETYRRIGHDLVVGPARMVPLDLALTVCAKPGHQHGQILAELYRVLGSGRRGFFHPDALTFGEPVRLSRLVAVAAAVPGVESVQVTRLQRLFEPNRGEKEDGVLRLGPLEIATCDNDPDRPENGRLAISLGGAR; encoded by the coding sequence ATGACGAGCACGACGACGCCCCGCCGCGCCAAGGTGAGGGCCGCACAGCTCAACGGAGTCGACGCCGTCGAGGTGAGCGACGACGGGCTGCTGCTCACCGTCACCTTCCTCGGCAAGGCCCCGCACGGCATCTGCCCGGAGAACGTCCGCATCGACGGCGGCCGCCGTATCACCGGCATCACCGCCGTCGACGTCAGCGTCGAGCGGGAGGAGGACCCGGAACTCGACGACCGGCTCTACGTCACCCTCGACCAGGCCGGCGACACCTCCCGCTACCGGTTCTCCCTCGTCGAGACCGACCCGTACGGGCGGCCCGGGACCGAGCCGTACCGGGGCTTCGACCAGCGCTACCACAGCGCCGGCTTCGCCTTCCGGCCCGACTGCCCGACGACCTTCGACTGCAAGGACGACGAGCGGGAGCCCGAGGGCTTCCCGGCCGCGCCCGTCATCGACTACACGGCCCGCGACTACGACACCATCCGCAAGCTGCTCCTCGACCGGCTCGCGCTCACCACCCCCGACTGGGTCGAGCGCAACCCCGCCGACCTCGGTATGACCCTCGTCGAGCTGCTCGCGTACACCGGCGACCGGATCAGCTACCAGCAGGACGCGGTCGCCACCGAGGCCTACCTCGACACCGCGCGCCGCCGGATCTCCGTACGCCGTCATGTCCGGCTCATCGACTACGCGATGCACGACGGCTGCACCGCCCGGGTCTACGTCACCGTGCAGACCGCCGGCGACCAGACCTTCACCCCGGGCACCTTCCGCTTCGCCTCCGTCGACGTCCGCACCCTCGACCCGCACGACCGGCCCGAACCCGGCACGGTCGTCGACGAGAACGACCTCGCCGACCTCGACGAGCGCGGCTCGGTGGAGGTCTTCGAACCGGTCGTCTCCGCCGACCCGTTGGAGCTGCGCGTCGCGCACAACGCGATCCGGCTGTGGACCTGGGGCGGCGACGTGCGCACCCTGCCGAAGGCCGCCACCTCCGCCACCCTGCGCGACCAGTGGGTCGACCCGGAGACCTGCCGGGATCGCCGACTCGACCTGAAGCCGGGTGACGTACTCGTCCTGGAGGAGGTCAGAGGCCCGCGCACCGGCACGCCCGGCGACGCCGACCCGAGCCACCGGCAGGCCGTCCGTCTCACCTCCGTCACCCCGGCCGTCGACCGCATCGAGGACCAGCCGGTCCTGGAGATCGCCTGGGCCACCGAGGACGCCCTGCGCTTCCCGCTCTGCCTCACCACCCGCGGCGGCCGCGACTGCCTGCCCGTCGAGGACGTGACGATCGCCCGCGGCAATGTCGTCCTCGTCGACCACGGCCGGACCCTCGGCGGACTCCCCGAGACGTTGACCGCGCCGCCCGTACCCGCGGAAGTCGCCCCCTGCGCCCCTCCCGACTTCGGCTGCCACGACCGCGACGAGGGCAACGCCCCCGCACGGCTCATCAACTCCCTCACGGACAAGACGGAATCGGGCAAGGCGCTCACCCCCGACGACGTCCGCGAGCTGTTCCAGGTGGCGGGGCAGGAAGCGACCACCAGAGCCGGACTCGGCCTGGAAAGCGCCGGCCAGCGGCACGAACGTGTCGTCCCCGGCACGGCCTACGCCCAGGCCTCTGCTCTGCGGACCCTGCTCGCCCAGTCCGTCTACCCGGGCATCCGGCCCCGCTTCCGCCCTGTCCTCGGCCGTACGCCCGTCGTCCAGGCCGTGCCGTTCCCCGACCCGGGGACCGTCGCCGCCGGACAGGCCGAGCGGATCGCCGCCATCCCGGGCCGCGTCCGGCAGCGGCTCGTCGAACTGTGGCGCAGCGCCCGCGACCGGGACGGACTCGGCGAGGCGGAGATCGCCGAACTGGCCGTGATCTACGGCCTGAAGTTGCTCGAACGCATCGAGCTGCGCCGCCACCCGGTCCGGGCCCTGCGCGAACTCCTGCACCGCAGCGACCAGTTGCTCGACGCCAAGCTGCGCCGCGTCGAGGTCCTCACGGCACGTGCCCGCGCGGGCACCGTCCTCGACGGGCACATCGCCTGGGAGATCGCCCACAGCTGGGGCCCGGCCCACATGGCCGGACTGCACCCCGACGAGCCGGTTCTACGCGGCTCCGCGACCGACGCCCTCGGCCAGGACCCGCGCCGCGCCCTGCCCGCCGTACGCCTCCACGAAGGCGACGACGTGACCTGGGAGCCACGCCGCGACCTGCTCGACAGCGCCGCCCGCGACCGCCACTTCGTCGGCGAACTGGACGACGACGGCCGCCTCACCCTGCGCTTCGGCGACGGACGGCACGGCGCCGAACCCACCCCGGGCTCCCGGCTCACGGCGAGCTACCGCCTCGGCGGCGGCACCGCAGGCAACGTCGGCGCCGAAGCCATCAACCACCTTGTCGTGCAAGGCGATTGCGAGGCACCGGTGGCCACCGTCCGCAACCCGCTGCCCGCCACCGGCGGCAGCGAACCCGAACCCGTCGAGCAGGTACGTCAGTTGGCCCCCCTCGACCTGCGCCGCACCCGCCTGCGCGCCGTCACCGCCGAGGACTACGCGGCCCTCGCCTCCGCCCTGCCCGGCGTGCAGCGGGCGGCGGCCACGATCCGCTGGACCGGCAGCGTCCAGGAGGCGCACCTCGCGATCGACGCGTACGGCACCGGCGCCCCGTCGGACGAGCTGCTCGCCTCGGTCGCCCAGTCCCTGGAGACGTACCGGCGCATCGGCCACGACCTCGTCGTCGGCCCCGCCCGCATGGTCCCGCTGGACCTCGCGCTGACCGTGTGCGCCAAGCCCGGTCACCAGCACGGGCAGATCCTGGCCGAGCTGTACCGCGTCCTCGGCAGCGGCCGGCGGGGCTTCTTCCACCCGGACGCGCTGACCTTCGGCGAACCGGTACGGCTCAGTCGGCTGGTCGCCGTCGCGGCGGCCGTGCCCGGCGTGGAGAGCGTCCAAGTCACCCGGCTGCAGCGCCTGTTCGAGCCGAACCGAGGAGAGAAGGAGGACGGCGTGCTGCGGCTCGGCCCGTTGGAGATAGCCACCTGCGACAACGACCCCGACCGGCCGGAGAACGGCCGGCTGGCTATATCCCTGGGAGGTGCCCGATGA
- a CDS encoding putative baseplate assembly protein yields MTATDSLTEECACGGGHDERLAPAPLHNPPGRTALDYRVGEYGSFLAALLDRLASPAYPALSEAKWGSPRPGAGGGLTVRTPDDPAIGFLDATAVLGDLLTFHSERIADEAYVRTANEHRSLVLLGRLVGHRPRPGVAATTQLAYTLERDPRAEALPVLIPRGARSHSVPASADEQSLTFEASRDLTARWDWNELKVRRRRPSLVTPADLERRSELFVEGTANSLRTGDQLLFVFGEQAGGARKLLPVAKARVDRDDEITAISLPKSAPPTLKELVDEVLRWTAEPQVPGEPGDEPPTPEVPNPRPVSRLIEDFEDQVLAPLREDLDTVKTPERLAARLAEPVARLGEAQVLAEPYEDVAAWFEQLEAVLAELAERALELAPAQAAEVVPLKAAVADPRAAALQTLGAVLPALRAATPTPRGVFGPRRPGTDTARLLAALAPTTGSLYPAWRTAAAPGTPQPLRELLAMRVTAAPFGATAPLKPVQDDRGRVIRTADWPLTGAVLAAMRVVYDPAGKVPVRAEFQYVEGSSSDQRAENLPPAQPITFPLGTGQVELSVRNGQDRDLNWLNRRPTDSQDPGVTARLQAGLPERTLFVSRPDDEGLVQVGVHNGTSEQIVLRPGASEQFTHGEYEVSVRYTVGSTEPNVEIVIASKPELLNRRVLQLDTVHDGITVGSWVAIQRPAKGAQGGIPGDAELAFVTTQVAAARTAAYSNYGITGRGTELTLAEPWLDEFDVLLSHIRDTTVHAAGEPLRLADEPLGEDVHGNEIELAQLYDGLQPGRTLVVTGERSDIPGTAGVQATEVVTIAAADPAVDPRLPGDHVHTRLTLTADLAHRYRRETVRVLGNVVEATHGESREEAIGSGDSDRTNQTFALWQSPLTWLADDNPLGATPVLEIRVDGVLWHEVDSLAGRGPSERVHITGSTADGRTTVTFGDGVHGARLPSGHENIRASYRFGTGKAANVAADRVTQPLTRPLGVTQVTNPRPAKGGSDADGPGLTRRTIPLAVSALDRLVSAADYEDFARSRAGIGRAAARELFDGRRRVLHVTVAGTDDVPIGGDGEESATLRALRGALTEYGDINLPVRVDVRELVLLLVAAKVKVAPDHAWEIVEPRLRQALLRRLGYDGRELGRPARLSDILATAHTVPGVDYLDVDVFTGVPASVTPEDLTGTLTRPGPPRASVPAHPATYDEKVHTVRAADGETLSEICARYAIPLAELLRLNPDITDTRRLAKGRSVFVFRGIRPAQLALLSPKAADTLILTEVK; encoded by the coding sequence ATGACCGCGACCGACTCCCTGACCGAAGAGTGCGCCTGCGGCGGCGGACACGACGAGCGTCTGGCCCCGGCCCCACTGCACAACCCGCCCGGCCGCACCGCCCTCGACTACCGCGTCGGCGAGTACGGCTCCTTCCTGGCCGCCCTGCTCGACCGGCTCGCCTCGCCGGCGTATCCCGCGCTGAGCGAAGCGAAGTGGGGGTCCCCCCGGCCGGGGGCTGGGGGAGGCCTGACCGTCCGCACCCCGGACGATCCGGCGATCGGCTTCCTCGACGCCACCGCCGTCCTGGGCGACCTGCTCACCTTCCACTCCGAGCGCATCGCCGACGAGGCATACGTCCGCACCGCCAACGAGCACCGCTCCCTGGTGCTGCTCGGCCGCCTCGTCGGCCACCGGCCGCGCCCCGGCGTCGCCGCCACCACCCAGCTGGCGTACACCCTGGAACGCGACCCGCGCGCCGAGGCCCTGCCGGTGCTGATCCCGCGCGGCGCCCGCAGCCACAGCGTCCCCGCCTCCGCCGACGAGCAGTCCCTCACCTTCGAGGCGAGCCGTGACCTGACGGCCCGCTGGGACTGGAACGAGCTGAAGGTACGGCGTCGCCGGCCCTCCCTCGTCACCCCCGCGGACCTGGAACGCCGCTCGGAACTCTTCGTCGAGGGCACCGCGAACTCCCTCCGGACCGGCGACCAGTTGCTCTTCGTCTTCGGCGAACAGGCGGGCGGCGCACGCAAGTTGCTGCCGGTCGCCAAAGCGCGCGTCGACCGGGACGACGAGATCACGGCCATCTCCCTGCCGAAGTCGGCGCCGCCGACCCTGAAGGAGCTCGTCGACGAGGTGCTCCGCTGGACCGCCGAACCCCAGGTCCCGGGCGAGCCGGGCGACGAGCCGCCCACGCCCGAGGTCCCCAACCCCCGCCCGGTCAGCCGGCTGATCGAGGACTTCGAGGACCAGGTCCTCGCTCCGCTGCGGGAGGACCTGGACACCGTCAAGACGCCCGAGCGGCTCGCGGCCCGGCTCGCGGAGCCCGTCGCCCGGCTCGGCGAGGCGCAGGTGCTGGCCGAGCCGTACGAGGACGTGGCGGCCTGGTTCGAGCAGCTGGAGGCCGTGCTCGCGGAACTCGCCGAGCGGGCCCTGGAGTTGGCGCCCGCGCAGGCCGCCGAAGTGGTGCCTCTCAAGGCCGCGGTGGCCGACCCCCGCGCGGCCGCCCTCCAGACCCTGGGCGCCGTTCTGCCCGCCCTGCGCGCGGCGACCCCGACGCCCCGCGGTGTCTTCGGCCCCCGGCGCCCGGGCACCGACACCGCCCGCCTGCTGGCCGCTCTCGCGCCCACCACCGGCAGCCTCTACCCGGCCTGGCGCACGGCCGCCGCCCCCGGCACCCCGCAGCCGCTGCGCGAGCTGCTGGCCATGCGGGTCACCGCGGCGCCCTTCGGCGCCACGGCCCCGCTCAAGCCGGTCCAGGACGACCGGGGTCGCGTGATCCGCACCGCCGACTGGCCGCTCACCGGCGCCGTGCTCGCCGCCATGCGCGTCGTGTACGACCCGGCGGGCAAGGTCCCGGTCCGGGCGGAGTTCCAGTACGTCGAGGGCAGCAGCTCCGACCAGCGCGCCGAGAACCTGCCGCCCGCCCAGCCCATCACCTTCCCGCTCGGCACGGGCCAGGTGGAGCTGTCTGTCCGCAACGGCCAGGACCGCGACCTGAACTGGCTGAACCGGCGCCCGACCGACTCCCAGGACCCGGGCGTCACCGCCCGCCTCCAGGCGGGTCTGCCCGAGCGCACCCTCTTCGTGTCGCGCCCGGACGACGAGGGCCTGGTCCAGGTCGGTGTCCACAACGGCACGTCGGAGCAGATCGTCCTGCGGCCGGGCGCGAGCGAGCAGTTCACACACGGCGAGTACGAGGTGAGCGTCAGGTACACGGTGGGCAGCACCGAGCCCAACGTCGAGATCGTCATCGCCAGCAAGCCCGAGCTCCTCAACCGCCGCGTGCTCCAACTGGACACCGTCCACGACGGCATCACGGTCGGCAGCTGGGTCGCGATCCAGCGCCCCGCCAAGGGCGCCCAGGGCGGCATCCCCGGCGACGCCGAGCTCGCGTTCGTCACCACGCAGGTCGCCGCGGCGCGTACGGCGGCGTACAGCAACTACGGCATCACCGGGCGCGGTACCGAACTCACCCTGGCCGAACCGTGGTTGGACGAGTTCGATGTCCTGCTGTCGCACATCCGCGACACCACCGTGCACGCGGCGGGCGAACCGCTCCGCCTCGCCGACGAACCCCTCGGCGAGGACGTCCACGGCAACGAGATCGAACTCGCCCAGCTGTACGACGGACTGCAGCCCGGCCGCACCCTCGTCGTCACCGGCGAACGCAGCGACATCCCGGGCACGGCAGGCGTCCAGGCCACCGAGGTCGTCACCATCGCCGCCGCCGACCCGGCCGTCGACCCCCGGCTCCCCGGCGACCACGTCCACACCCGCCTCACCCTGACCGCCGACCTCGCCCACCGCTACCGGCGCGAGACCGTCCGCGTCCTCGGCAACGTCGTCGAGGCCACCCACGGCGAGAGCCGCGAGGAGGCCATCGGCAGCGGTGACTCGGACCGCACGAACCAGACGTTCGCGCTCTGGCAGTCCCCGCTCACCTGGCTCGCCGACGACAACCCCCTCGGTGCCACACCGGTGCTGGAGATCCGGGTGGACGGCGTGCTCTGGCACGAGGTCGACAGCCTCGCCGGACGCGGCCCGAGCGAGCGCGTCCATATCACCGGCTCCACCGCCGACGGCCGTACGACGGTGACCTTCGGCGACGGCGTCCACGGCGCCCGGCTGCCCAGCGGCCACGAGAACATCCGCGCCAGCTACCGCTTCGGCACCGGCAAGGCCGCCAACGTCGCCGCCGACCGCGTCACCCAGCCCCTCACCCGCCCCCTCGGTGTCACGCAGGTCACCAACCCGCGTCCGGCGAAGGGCGGTTCGGACGCGGACGGCCCCGGCCTGACCCGCCGTACGATCCCGCTCGCCGTCTCCGCGCTGGACCGGCTGGTCTCCGCCGCCGACTACGAGGACTTCGCCCGCTCCCGCGCCGGCATCGGCCGGGCCGCCGCACGCGAACTCTTTGACGGACGGCGGCGCGTGCTGCATGTGACGGTCGCGGGCACCGACGACGTCCCGATCGGCGGAGACGGTGAGGAATCAGCCACCCTGCGGGCTCTGCGTGGCGCCCTGACCGAGTACGGGGACATCAACCTCCCGGTCCGCGTGGACGTGCGCGAGCTCGTCCTGCTCCTCGTCGCCGCCAAGGTGAAGGTCGCCCCCGACCACGCCTGGGAGATCGTGGAGCCACGCCTGCGCCAGGCACTGCTCCGCCGACTCGGCTACGACGGACGGGAGTTGGGCCGCCCCGCCCGCCTCTCCGACATCCTGGCCACGGCCCACACCGTGCCCGGCGTCGACTACCTGGACGTCGACGTCTTCACCGGCGTCCCCGCGTCCGTGACGCCCGAGGACCTCACCGGGACCCTCACCCGCCCCGGCCCGCCGAGGGCATCGGTGCCGGCGCACCCGGCGACGTACGACGAAAAGGTCCACACGGTCCGCGCCGCGGACGGCGAGACGCTCTCCGAGATCTGCGCGCGGTACGCCATCCCGCTCGCCGAACTCCTGCGCCTCAACCCCGACATCACCGACACCCGGCGCCTGGCCAAGGGCCGTTCGGTGTTCGTCTTCCGCGGTATCCGCCCGGCCCAGCTCGCGCTGCTGTCGCCGAAGGCCGCGGACACCCTGATTCTGACGGAGGTCAAGTGA
- a CDS encoding DUF6519 domain-containing protein, with the protein MHADLSRLTFRPERHYSAVIAQQGRVQLDADTNEQTAIQLHQARTFAADLIGRHGGPKDAVGFRIEYVGGMHDLDTLYIHGGRYYVDGILCDAYRPAPGTPVQADQADAEEQDDTAEPLTHWTYWDQPDGYRNPEKPGDRLPSPAQSPFVVYLQVWERAVFAAEEPALREVALGTAMPDTAARVKVVWQVLPLSLAALDIEETDPSKEVVRAAFDQWARRRSAASARLAARSERPDHADEDPCLVKPDARYRGPENQLYRVEVHEGGEAKDATFKWSRENGSVVFPVDELDGTWVQLASLGHDDKLDLDVGDFVEFTDTAYSSRLEALPLLRVEELDLPGRRVRLSAEPEPGVGRLPHLNPFLRRWDHHEGPKRKGRTSVLRDGAVKVEEGEWLPLEDGVEVYLAKGGTYRTGDHWIIPARTATGSVEWPTDPARRPLLQGAVGIARHFAPLALVKGEYGAVDLRLAFGPLASSIPAADEATLAAEEQARREEEAAEADPSGGRSQTTAVAEAAAEGDE; encoded by the coding sequence ATGCACGCTGATCTCTCCCGCCTCACGTTCCGGCCGGAACGGCACTACTCGGCGGTCATCGCCCAGCAGGGCCGCGTCCAGCTCGACGCCGACACCAACGAGCAGACCGCGATCCAGCTCCATCAGGCCCGCACCTTCGCCGCCGACCTGATCGGCCGGCACGGCGGACCGAAGGACGCCGTCGGCTTCCGCATCGAGTACGTCGGCGGCATGCACGACCTGGACACCCTGTACATCCACGGCGGCCGCTACTACGTCGACGGCATCCTGTGCGACGCGTACCGCCCGGCGCCGGGCACGCCGGTGCAGGCCGATCAGGCCGACGCCGAGGAGCAGGACGACACCGCGGAGCCGCTCACCCACTGGACCTACTGGGACCAGCCCGACGGGTACCGCAACCCGGAGAAGCCGGGCGACCGGCTGCCCTCGCCGGCCCAGTCGCCGTTCGTGGTCTACCTCCAGGTGTGGGAGCGGGCGGTCTTCGCCGCCGAGGAGCCGGCCCTGCGCGAGGTCGCGCTCGGCACGGCGATGCCGGACACCGCCGCCCGGGTGAAGGTCGTCTGGCAGGTGCTGCCGCTGTCCTTGGCCGCGCTGGACATCGAGGAGACCGACCCGTCCAAGGAGGTCGTACGCGCCGCCTTCGACCAATGGGCCAGGCGCCGGTCGGCCGCGTCGGCCCGGCTCGCCGCCCGCAGCGAGCGGCCCGACCACGCCGACGAGGACCCGTGCCTGGTCAAGCCGGACGCCCGCTACCGCGGCCCGGAGAACCAGCTGTACCGCGTCGAGGTCCACGAGGGCGGCGAGGCGAAGGACGCCACCTTCAAGTGGTCCCGCGAGAACGGTTCGGTGGTCTTCCCCGTCGACGAACTCGACGGCACCTGGGTGCAGTTGGCGTCCCTCGGCCACGACGACAAGCTGGACCTGGACGTCGGCGACTTCGTCGAGTTCACCGACACCGCGTACTCCTCCCGCCTCGAAGCCCTCCCGCTGCTGCGCGTCGAGGAACTGGACCTGCCGGGCCGCCGCGTCCGCCTGTCCGCCGAGCCGGAGCCGGGCGTCGGACGGCTGCCGCACCTCAATCCGTTCCTGCGCCGCTGGGACCACCACGAGGGCCCCAAGCGCAAGGGCCGCACCTCCGTCCTGCGTGACGGGGCGGTCAAGGTCGAGGAGGGCGAGTGGCTGCCCCTCGAGGACGGCGTCGAGGTGTACCTCGCCAAGGGCGGTACCTACCGCACCGGCGACCACTGGATCATCCCCGCCCGCACCGCCACCGGCAGCGTCGAATGGCCGACCGACCCAGCCCGCCGCCCGCTGCTCCAGGGAGCCGTCGGCATCGCCCGCCACTTCGCACCGCTGGCGCTGGTCAAGGGCGAGTACGGCGCCGTGGACCTGCGCCTCGCCTTCGGCCCGCTGGCAAGCAGCATCCCGGCGGCCGACGAGGCGACGCTCGCGGCGGAGGAACAGGCACGGCGGGAAGAGGAGGCCGCGGAGGCCGACCCCTCCGGCGGGAGGTCGCAGACCACGGCCGTGGCGGAGGCCGCGGCGGAAGGAGACGAGTGA
- a CDS encoding peptidoglycan-binding protein, which yields MAKPLSASKMVEILRAEGLTVHEVRKWRTHNRNTKGAWGPVNGVMIHHTVTRGTEASVNICYNGYSGLPGPLCHGVIDKKGHIHLVGNGRANHAGSGDSDVLRAVINESRLPADNEADTDGNSRFYGFECINMGDGKDPWPEAQKEAIEKVSAAICRHHGWSERSVIGHKEWQPGKVDPRGFTMDGMRKRIAERLSGKAPKPDPKPDPKPTPKPVTYEPFPGAGFFHVGQKSPVITAMGRRLVAEGCGRYEESPGPEWTEADRRSYAAWQQKLHFNGKDADGIPGKVSWDKLKVPDSGK from the coding sequence ATGGCGAAGCCGCTGAGCGCGTCCAAGATGGTGGAGATCCTGCGCGCCGAGGGCCTGACGGTCCATGAGGTGCGCAAGTGGCGCACCCACAACCGCAACACCAAGGGCGCCTGGGGGCCGGTGAACGGCGTGATGATCCACCACACCGTCACCAGAGGCACCGAGGCCTCCGTGAACATCTGCTACAACGGCTACTCGGGCCTGCCGGGACCGCTGTGCCACGGCGTCATCGACAAGAAGGGCCACATCCACCTGGTCGGCAACGGCCGTGCCAACCATGCGGGTTCCGGCGACAGTGACGTCCTGCGCGCCGTGATCAACGAGTCGAGGCTGCCGGCCGACAACGAGGCCGACACCGACGGCAACAGCCGCTTCTACGGCTTCGAGTGCATCAACATGGGCGACGGCAAGGACCCCTGGCCCGAGGCACAGAAGGAGGCCATCGAGAAGGTCTCCGCCGCGATCTGCCGCCACCACGGCTGGAGCGAGCGCTCCGTCATCGGCCACAAGGAGTGGCAGCCGGGCAAGGTGGATCCGCGCGGCTTCACCATGGACGGCATGCGCAAGCGCATAGCGGAGCGGCTGAGCGGCAAGGCGCCGAAGCCCGACCCGAAGCCCGACCCGAAGCCCACGCCCAAGCCGGTGACGTACGAGCCCTTCCCGGGCGCCGGCTTCTTCCACGTCGGCCAGAAGTCCCCGGTCATCACCGCCATGGGCCGCCGACTGGTCGCCGAGGGCTGCGGTCGCTACGAGGAGAGCCCCGGCCCCGAGTGGACCGAGGCCGACCGACGCTCCTACGCCGCCTGGCAACAGAAGCTCCACTTCAATGGCAAGGACGCGGACGGCATCCCCGGCAAGGTCAGCTGGGACAAGCTGAAGGTGCCTGACAGCGGCAAGTGA
- a CDS encoding serine hydrolase, with translation MNDWSNPTHDTPRGYHGWFRCGRGERTRCTSRETLRTGTRRSARSSNDWWPSAETRADVSVRKNGREVVRLTGGWADAGRTRPWRDDTLVVPYSLSKDFVTLAAWW, from the coding sequence GTGAACGACTGGTCCAACCCCACCCATGATACCCCTAGGGGGTACCATGGGTGGTTCCGGTGCGGACGAGGCGAGCGGACGCGATGCACGTCGAGGGAAACACTGCGGACGGGTACGAGACGGTCCGCGAGGTCTTCGAACGATTGGTGGCCGTCGGCCGAGACCCGGGCGGACGTCTCCGTCCGCAAGAACGGCCGGGAGGTCGTCCGGCTGACCGGCGGCTGGGCCGACGCCGGACGCACCCGCCCCTGGCGCGACGACACCCTGGTCGTGCCGTACTCCCTCTCCAAGGACTTCGTCACGCTCGCCGCCTGGTGGTAG